In a genomic window of Dissulfuribacter thermophilus:
- a CDS encoding TolC family protein, whose translation MRINLLFLILLFSILPAFSVGASNQCLLLGPEDAAEIAIERNPTLSALRREAESVRARIGPAGALPDPQLGIGILNLPMDTFSFDQEAMTQTQIKLTQKIPFPGKLSIKRSIQKLEALRAQWRERAETLKVKAEVKGLWWELFRIKNTFDILLKEEKTLRKIIELTQSRYETGKGLQSDVLLSQLELTRVLKEKIDLEARYHEVEKKLISLMSVSHECIDLKEDIETGLLPLEDQGLLVGEAMNINPTLKEKETLLAIKRRTYDLKKRDLYPDFAITGAYGKRFGENPNGDDRADFGSLLVTMNIPLFFKQKQNQEIISALRAVEALESAIKAEKDNIDGKIGSELSLYNGLLQQDTLYRKTIIPKARATLLALKDSYAAGRADILGLLKAELMLYRFEGDHIGIISNAKKVLSRLEAIVGKDLEGEK comes from the coding sequence ATGCGTATTAATTTACTTTTTTTAATTCTCCTTTTTTCAATTCTCCCGGCTTTTTCAGTCGGGGCATCAAACCAGTGCCTGCTTCTTGGTCCAGAGGATGCAGCAGAGATTGCAATAGAGAGGAATCCGACCCTTTCTGCTTTAAGACGAGAGGCTGAGAGTGTAAGGGCACGCATTGGTCCAGCTGGTGCCCTCCCAGACCCTCAACTTGGAATAGGTATCTTAAATCTACCAATGGATACCTTTTCTTTTGACCAGGAGGCAATGACTCAAACCCAGATAAAGCTCACCCAAAAGATACCCTTTCCTGGCAAGCTCTCAATAAAGAGGTCTATTCAGAAGCTTGAGGCCTTAAGGGCCCAATGGAGGGAAAGGGCAGAGACTCTAAAGGTTAAAGCAGAGGTAAAGGGCCTTTGGTGGGAACTATTCAGGATAAAAAATACCTTCGATATACTACTTAAAGAGGAGAAAACCCTAAGGAAGATAATTGAACTCACTCAATCTCGATATGAAACTGGTAAGGGCCTTCAATCAGACGTACTCCTTTCACAGCTGGAGCTCACCAGAGTTTTAAAGGAAAAAATAGACCTGGAGGCAAGGTACCATGAGGTTGAAAAAAAACTTATATCTCTGATGAGTGTATCTCACGAATGCATAGATTTAAAAGAAGACATTGAAACGGGCCTACTACCCCTTGAAGACCAGGGTCTCCTCGTTGGTGAAGCCATGAACATAAATCCCACGCTCAAAGAAAAGGAGACTTTACTAGCAATAAAAAGACGTACCTATGACCTAAAAAAAAGGGATCTGTATCCAGATTTTGCAATTACTGGAGCGTATGGGAAGAGATTCGGTGAAAACCCCAATGGAGATGACAGGGCAGACTTTGGCTCCTTGTTGGTCACCATGAATATCCCTCTTTTTTTTAAACAGAAGCAAAACCAGGAGATTATATCTGCCTTAAGGGCAGTCGAGGCCTTAGAGAGCGCCATAAAGGCTGAAAAGGACAATATAGATGGAAAGATTGGAAGTGAACTTTCTCTGTATAATGGTCTTTTACAGCAAGATACTCTTTATAGAAAGACTATCATTCCAAAGGCCAGAGCAACACTTCTTGCGCTAAAGGATTCTTATGCTGCCGGCAGAGCAGACATCCTTGGGCTACTTAAGGCAGAGCTTATGCTCTATAGGTTTGAAGGAGACCATATAGGGATAATATCAAATGCAAAAAAAGTCCTCTCCAGGCTTGAGGCCATTGTGGGGAAGGATCTTGAAGGGGAAAAATGA
- a CDS encoding bifunctional sulfate adenylyltransferase/adenylylsulfate kinase, translated as MPRLTEPYGGALKDLLVSEDEAKDLKARSVDLKSVFLTASEEFDLELLMIGAYSPLEGFMTRDDYEEVLNDLRLSQGLIWPIPVTLGISEELANRISPGEEVALRDQEGFMLGVMEVEDLWKPDKRREAREIFQTDEDEHPGVVKLFEEKGEYYIGGKVKGISLPIHYDYRMLRRTPKEMREWFKKVGWHRILAFQTRRPLHNAHKAVTLKAADEIGANILLHPIVGPTSPGDIEYYSRIRCYQAILKTYPPETAILNLLPMAMRMAGPREALLQAIINKNYGCTHFMVTPNHADPFTATKRPPYYPRYSALEFVRQHEKEVGIEAVPFERMVYVEELGQYLREDQCPKDCTPRRLSAKELRRRLEFGLEIPEWFSPKEVVEELRRAYPPRSKQGFTIFFTGLSGAGKSTLARILYTKFLEMGDRPVTLLDGDIVRRHLSSELGFSKEHRHINVIRIGFVASEITKNGGIAICAPIAPYERSRRYNRELISRYGGYIEVYVATPLDVCMERDRKGLYALALSGKKKGVTGIDDPYEPPKDPEVVIDTTDMEPEEAAQEILSYLKKTGYLGRAIYAY; from the coding sequence ATGCCACGACTGACTGAGCCCTATGGGGGCGCATTAAAGGACCTTTTGGTGAGCGAAGATGAGGCAAAGGACTTGAAGGCCAGGTCCGTGGACCTAAAAAGCGTTTTTTTGACTGCCTCAGAGGAATTTGACCTAGAACTACTCATGATCGGTGCCTACTCGCCTCTTGAGGGTTTCATGACAAGGGACGATTATGAGGAGGTCTTAAATGATCTTAGACTCTCTCAGGGATTAATCTGGCCCATCCCAGTGACATTGGGAATTAGTGAAGAGCTTGCCAATAGAATAAGCCCTGGGGAAGAGGTGGCCCTAAGGGATCAGGAAGGCTTCATGCTGGGGGTTATGGAGGTGGAGGACCTGTGGAAGCCAGACAAAAGGCGTGAGGCCAGAGAAATCTTTCAGACAGATGAGGATGAACACCCAGGGGTAGTCAAGCTTTTTGAGGAAAAGGGGGAGTATTATATAGGAGGTAAGGTGAAGGGGATTTCCCTCCCCATCCATTATGACTATAGGATGCTGCGGCGGACCCCAAAGGAGATGAGGGAGTGGTTTAAGAAGGTTGGATGGCACCGTATACTGGCTTTTCAAACTAGGCGTCCCCTTCACAACGCCCACAAGGCTGTTACCCTTAAGGCTGCAGACGAAATAGGGGCCAATATTCTCTTACATCCTATAGTTGGGCCAACAAGCCCTGGAGACATCGAGTACTATTCAAGGATTAGGTGTTATCAGGCCATATTAAAGACCTATCCGCCGGAAACAGCTATTTTAAACCTTCTTCCTATGGCTATGAGAATGGCAGGACCTAGGGAAGCACTCCTACAGGCCATTATCAACAAAAATTATGGGTGCACTCATTTCATGGTTACTCCGAATCATGCAGACCCCTTTACTGCCACAAAGCGCCCCCCGTATTATCCACGATATTCGGCGCTAGAGTTCGTAAGACAACACGAAAAGGAAGTAGGCATCGAGGCAGTGCCCTTTGAGCGCATGGTTTATGTGGAGGAGTTGGGGCAATATCTAAGGGAGGACCAGTGCCCCAAGGATTGTACTCCACGCAGGCTATCTGCCAAAGAGCTCAGAAGAAGGCTTGAATTCGGCCTGGAAATACCGGAATGGTTTTCGCCCAAAGAGGTGGTGGAGGAACTGAGACGTGCTTATCCGCCAAGGTCCAAACAGGGTTTTACCATATTCTTCACAGGTCTTTCCGGGGCAGGGAAATCCACTCTCGCACGAATTCTCTACACAAAGTTTTTGGAAATGGGTGATAGGCCAGTTACATTGCTTGATGGAGACATAGTGAGACGCCATTTGTCTAGTGAACTTGGTTTTTCAAAGGAACACAGGCACATCAATGTGATACGCATCGGTTTTGTGGCCAGTGAGATTACAAAGAATGGTGGTATTGCAATCTGTGCACCCATTGCACCCTATGAGCGTTCAAGGCGATATAATAGGGAGCTCATATCTAGGTATGGAGGCTACATAGAAGTATATGTAGCCACTCCTCTAGACGTATGCATGGAACGCGATAGAAAAGGCCTTTATGCCCTGGCCCTTTCTGGTAAAAAGAAGGGAGTAACTGGTATTGATGATCCCTACGAACCTCCTAAGGACCCAGAAGTAGTAATAGACACAACAGATATGGAACCTGAAGAGGCGGCTCAGGAGATATTGTCGTATTTGAAAAAAACAGGTTATCTTGGACGGGCAATATATGCGTATTAA
- a CDS encoding glycoside hydrolase family 3 N-terminal domain-containing protein, translating to MLDILCHNLCVGIPEEGLIPEFRSFLKEYRPGNFIVFKRNAKEGPTGLRDLIGELKIALKELKMPPPYVCVDQEGGRVSRLGSPHWPSLPSFSEIAQKADPQNAVKDVASLCAFMLKDVGINVNFSPCLDLKEDGAPVVMNERTFSKDPAEVATLGRIYLKTLQDAGILTVAKHFPGIGGINFDPHEDIAYSELNETRQKDALLPFKAAIEEQVFGVMTSHVLFPQYDPNNIVTFSKTVVDMLRKQLSFQGILFTDDLFMGAVRKHFGLGTSGALALRAGYDILLYCHDIGETARAIDELIKIIEDDDYIMQRLIESSCRILTSKQKFLE from the coding sequence ATGCTGGACATACTCTGCCATAACCTCTGTGTTGGTATCCCCGAAGAAGGACTAATACCGGAATTTAGGTCCTTTTTAAAAGAATACAGACCTGGAAATTTCATTGTCTTTAAACGGAACGCAAAAGAGGGGCCTACTGGCCTTAGAGACCTTATTGGGGAGCTAAAGATTGCATTAAAGGAGTTGAAAATGCCTCCCCCATATGTATGTGTGGACCAAGAAGGGGGAAGGGTATCTAGACTCGGGTCGCCACACTGGCCCTCTCTACCGTCTTTTAGTGAAATTGCCCAAAAAGCCGATCCCCAAAACGCTGTCAAAGATGTTGCCTCTTTATGTGCCTTTATGTTAAAGGATGTGGGGATAAATGTTAATTTTTCTCCCTGTCTAGATTTAAAGGAGGATGGAGCGCCGGTTGTAATGAACGAAAGGACTTTCTCCAAGGACCCGGCAGAGGTTGCCACCCTTGGCAGAATATATCTTAAAACCCTTCAGGATGCAGGGATATTGACAGTGGCCAAACACTTTCCTGGAATTGGTGGGATTAACTTTGATCCCCACGAGGACATTGCCTATTCAGAGCTCAATGAAACGCGACAAAAAGATGCATTATTGCCCTTTAAGGCCGCTATAGAAGAACAGGTATTCGGGGTCATGACATCACATGTCCTCTTTCCCCAGTACGACCCGAATAATATCGTCACATTTTCTAAGACAGTAGTCGACATGTTGAGAAAACAGCTGTCATTCCAGGGTATACTCTTTACAGACGATCTCTTTATGGGAGCAGTAAGAAAACACTTTGGGCTTGGGACCTCCGGTGCATTGGCCCTTAGGGCTGGGTACGACATTTTGTTGTACTGCCACGACATTGGGGAAACAGCTCGTGCCATTGATGAGTTGATCAAAATTATAGAAGATGATGACTACATCATGCAAAGACTCATTGAAAGTTCTTGTAGGATATTGACCTCAAAACAAAAATTTTTGGAGTAA
- a CDS encoding copper-transporting P-type ATPase — protein sequence MEQHGEGQKYTCPMHPEIVKDHPGTCPKCGMALEPVVPSIPASTTKYTCPMHPEIVRDEPGTCPKCGMALEPMTVSAEEEETNPEYEFMRKRFIVGAIFTVPLVIIAMREAIPGGGYLEEAVSPRLLQWIELILSTPVVIWAGWPFFTRAVESVINRSLNMFTLIGLGVSVAYVYSLIAVFLPAIFPETMKSPDGLVGVYFEAAAVIVTLILLGQVMELKARSQTGAAIKALLGLAPKTARRVNPDGTEQDVPLEHVQKGDLLRVRPGEKIPVDGVVIDGTSSVDESMISGEPIPVKKIAGDRVIGATVNGTGSLLIKAEKVGAETLLSQIVDMVAQAQRSRAPIQKLADVVAGYFVPIVILIAIVGFIVWFLVGPEPRLAHALIAAVSVLIIACPCALGLATPMSIMVATGKGAKMGVLFKNAESIENLRKVDTLVVDKTGTLTEGRPRLIDVEIEDDGLGEKELLSLAATLEKGSEHPLAAAIVQGAKEREAGLEEVQDFQSHTGKGVSGIVRGKKVLLGNTKLLEDHSIDWKSVEDKADIMRKEGKTVMFVAVDGRLGGLISVADPIKSTTPKAIVELHKEGLKIVMLTGDNRHTAEAVAAKLDLDEVVAEVLPEQKAQVVKRFQMEGKIVAMAGDGINDAPALAQADVGIAMGTGTDVAMESAGVTLVKGDLMGIVRARKLSRATMRNIKENLFFAFVYNALGVPVAAGVLYPHFGILLSPMIAAAAMSFSSVSVVTNALRLKRLRIL from the coding sequence ATGGAACAACATGGTGAAGGACAAAAATATACCTGTCCCATGCATCCAGAGATTGTAAAAGATCATCCTGGCACCTGCCCAAAATGTGGAATGGCATTGGAGCCGGTTGTGCCTTCCATTCCAGCTTCCACTACGAAATACACATGCCCTATGCATCCTGAGATAGTGAGGGATGAGCCTGGTACATGTCCCAAGTGCGGAATGGCTCTTGAACCTATGACTGTGAGTGCGGAGGAGGAAGAGACCAATCCAGAATACGAATTCATGAGGAAGCGTTTCATCGTAGGTGCGATCTTCACGGTTCCCCTGGTGATCATTGCTATGAGAGAGGCCATTCCAGGTGGAGGCTACCTTGAGGAGGCTGTATCTCCGAGACTGCTTCAGTGGATTGAATTGATACTCTCCACCCCAGTCGTGATATGGGCAGGATGGCCCTTTTTTACGAGGGCTGTGGAGTCCGTTATCAATAGGAGCCTCAATATGTTCACCCTGATAGGACTCGGTGTGTCGGTGGCCTATGTTTATAGCCTCATCGCAGTGTTCCTTCCTGCAATCTTTCCTGAGACCATGAAGTCTCCAGATGGCCTCGTGGGGGTATATTTCGAGGCAGCGGCCGTTATAGTGACCCTTATCCTCCTTGGCCAAGTTATGGAACTTAAGGCCAGGAGCCAGACAGGGGCCGCAATAAAAGCGCTCCTCGGCCTTGCCCCAAAGACAGCAAGACGGGTAAATCCAGATGGAACAGAACAAGACGTGCCTCTTGAACACGTTCAGAAGGGGGACCTCTTAAGGGTACGGCCAGGGGAAAAGATTCCAGTAGACGGAGTGGTAATTGATGGGACAAGCTCAGTAGATGAATCGATGATTTCAGGTGAGCCAATACCAGTAAAAAAGATCGCAGGAGACAGGGTCATCGGTGCCACGGTGAATGGTACAGGCTCTCTACTCATAAAAGCTGAGAAAGTAGGGGCAGAAACTCTCCTTTCCCAAATAGTAGATATGGTGGCCCAAGCTCAGAGAAGTCGTGCACCAATTCAGAAGCTTGCAGATGTGGTAGCAGGCTATTTTGTACCCATTGTAATACTCATAGCAATTGTGGGTTTTATAGTCTGGTTCCTCGTAGGGCCAGAACCGCGGCTAGCCCATGCCCTCATAGCAGCAGTATCAGTCCTTATAATTGCCTGTCCCTGTGCCCTTGGTCTTGCAACGCCTATGTCCATAATGGTGGCCACTGGAAAGGGGGCAAAGATGGGAGTCTTATTTAAAAATGCTGAGTCGATTGAGAACCTGAGAAAGGTAGACACACTTGTAGTAGACAAGACCGGCACCCTAACAGAGGGGAGGCCAAGGCTCATAGACGTGGAGATTGAGGATGATGGCTTAGGTGAAAAAGAATTATTGAGTCTTGCCGCTACCCTTGAAAAGGGGAGTGAGCACCCACTGGCGGCAGCCATTGTTCAAGGTGCAAAGGAGCGGGAGGCAGGCCTTGAGGAAGTCCAGGACTTTCAGTCCCACACAGGGAAAGGGGTGTCAGGAATAGTCCGTGGAAAGAAGGTGCTTTTGGGAAACACTAAACTTCTTGAGGATCACTCAATAGATTGGAAGTCAGTGGAGGATAAGGCGGACATCATGAGGAAGGAGGGGAAGACTGTGATGTTTGTTGCAGTGGATGGGCGGCTTGGTGGACTCATTTCAGTAGCAGACCCAATAAAGTCCACTACTCCAAAGGCTATTGTAGAACTCCATAAAGAAGGCCTAAAAATTGTTATGCTTACAGGCGACAATAGGCATACAGCCGAGGCCGTGGCTGCAAAGCTCGATCTAGATGAGGTGGTGGCAGAGGTTTTGCCAGAGCAGAAGGCACAAGTGGTCAAGCGATTTCAGATGGAGGGGAAAATCGTTGCCATGGCAGGAGATGGCATTAATGATGCCCCCGCCCTTGCCCAGGCAGATGTTGGGATCGCCATGGGCACAGGAACCGATGTGGCAATGGAGAGTGCTGGAGTAACCCTTGTGAAGGGGGATCTTATGGGGATAGTACGGGCAAGGAAACTTAGCCGCGCCACAATGCGGAACATAAAGGAAAATCTCTTTTTTGCATTTGTTTACAATGCCCTTGGCGTGCCTGTTGCAGCTGGAGTGCTCTATCCCCACTTTGGTATTCTTCTTTCGCCAATGATTGCAGCCGCGGCCATGAGCTTTAGCTCTGTGTCCGTGGTGACAAACGCCTTGAGGTTAAAGAGGCTGCGTATTTTATAA
- a CDS encoding copper resistance system multicopper oxidase yields MNNVFSRRGLLKSLLFTIAVGGLNKSIPIYGATRQGIEIGDAKETEKAFEYELVIRRAPLLIGTKEGHPITINDTFPAPLIRLKEGKDAVIKVTNELPYPTSIHWHGIIIPNEMDGVPGVVFPGIGSGETFEYRFPVIQSGTYWYHSHTGLQEQLGHYGPLILDPIEPEPFECHRDYVVVLSDWTFEEPEAVLMHLKKWEGYYNFQKRTIFDLFREISDHGLVQTLKTRSMWGLMRMNPRDITDITGSTYTYLVNGKTPEEYETFIFKPGQKVRLRFINASASTYFDVRIPGLKLQVVQADGQNVQPVEVDEFRIAVAETYDIIVEPRENRPYAIFAESMDRSGYAMACLATGRGIRPAIPKTRPPSERSMDSMDMASMHKGHHSMKTQEKTGACIDCEIKAQEYDFGPDAAMVVKRPRCQIDEPGVGLGQNGRRVLTYADLKSVVPYNYKRPDQTLEVHLTGNMERFIWKMWTYDGRGFTSQFRQLIDMAFGKRVRLVFVNHSMMDHPIHLHGMWMYLENGNRECNPRKHTVNIKPTEKLCVDVDADAIGNWAFHCHILYHMHTGMFRVVRVC; encoded by the coding sequence ATGAATAATGTTTTTTCCCGTCGTGGACTCTTAAAATCACTTCTTTTTACCATCGCAGTCGGGGGCTTGAATAAGTCCATCCCCATTTATGGGGCAACAAGGCAAGGCATTGAGATTGGAGATGCCAAGGAGACAGAGAAGGCATTCGAGTATGAACTCGTCATAAGACGAGCCCCCCTTTTGATAGGGACCAAGGAAGGGCACCCCATTACCATTAACGACACATTTCCAGCGCCACTCATAAGGTTAAAAGAGGGTAAGGATGCGGTCATAAAGGTCACAAACGAGCTGCCCTACCCTACATCCATTCATTGGCACGGCATCATAATCCCAAATGAAATGGATGGGGTGCCAGGGGTGGTCTTTCCCGGTATTGGCTCAGGAGAGACGTTCGAGTACAGGTTCCCAGTGATTCAGAGCGGAACCTACTGGTACCACTCGCACACTGGTCTTCAAGAACAACTAGGCCACTACGGTCCTCTTATCCTCGACCCCATTGAGCCAGAACCATTTGAATGCCATAGAGACTACGTAGTTGTCCTCTCAGATTGGACCTTTGAAGAACCAGAAGCTGTCTTGATGCATCTTAAAAAGTGGGAGGGATATTACAATTTTCAAAAGAGGACGATTTTCGATCTTTTTCGCGAGATATCAGACCACGGCCTCGTTCAGACACTCAAGACCCGTTCCATGTGGGGACTAATGAGGATGAACCCACGAGACATAACAGACATAACTGGCTCCACATATACATATCTCGTAAATGGCAAGACCCCAGAGGAATACGAGACTTTCATTTTCAAACCAGGGCAAAAGGTGAGGCTGAGATTCATAAATGCCTCGGCCAGCACCTATTTTGACGTGCGGATTCCGGGATTAAAATTGCAAGTAGTGCAGGCAGACGGCCAAAATGTCCAGCCAGTCGAGGTGGATGAATTCAGGATAGCTGTAGCAGAAACCTACGACATTATCGTGGAGCCACGGGAAAATAGACCATACGCTATCTTCGCAGAGAGCATGGACAGAAGTGGCTATGCAATGGCCTGCCTAGCAACAGGACGCGGCATAAGACCTGCTATTCCAAAGACAAGACCTCCTTCAGAGCGGTCAATGGACTCCATGGACATGGCTTCCATGCACAAAGGGCATCATTCCATGAAGACACAGGAAAAGACAGGTGCCTGCATTGACTGTGAGATAAAGGCGCAGGAATATGATTTTGGCCCTGATGCAGCCATGGTAGTGAAGAGACCACGGTGCCAGATTGACGAACCCGGTGTAGGCCTTGGGCAGAACGGGCGTAGGGTCTTGACCTATGCAGATCTCAAGAGTGTGGTACCGTACAATTACAAGAGGCCTGATCAGACTCTGGAGGTCCATCTTACCGGAAATATGGAAAGATTTATTTGGAAAATGTGGACCTACGACGGAAGGGGTTTTACGTCGCAATTCCGCCAGCTAATAGACATGGCCTTTGGAAAGCGGGTGCGCTTAGTATTTGTCAACCACTCCATGATGGACCATCCTATACACCTACATGGCATGTGGATGTACCTGGAAAACGGCAACAGAGAATGCAATCCCAGAAAACACACAGTCAACATAAAGCCTACTGAAAAGTTGTGCGTGGATGTAGATGCCGATGCCATTGGTAACTGGGCATTTCACTGTCACATCCTATATCACATGCATACAGGGATGTTTAGAGTAGTTAGGGTCTGCTAA
- a CDS encoding copper resistance protein B — translation MIKKVLFFTIFLASLAHASENKNCETYPVSPMPALHYGKVLIDRLEYTFDGKKKKNLDYEVTAWYGGDYQRLWLEAEGQHDTGSGQGGELERIDLLYGKLISPFWDLRLGAGFRGSYGADTQNRTFGVIGLKGLAPYFFEIDSNLKISNKGEIIWDLEAEYDILFSQRLILQPRLDTSFAFNPIEELGIGSGINNINIGLRLRYEFKREFAPYIGANWSTKIGSSRDLAKSEGEPPDVTQVYIGVKFWF, via the coding sequence ATGATAAAGAAGGTATTATTTTTTACCATCTTTCTGGCCTCACTAGCCCACGCCAGTGAGAATAAAAACTGTGAAACCTATCCTGTGAGCCCAATGCCAGCACTTCACTATGGAAAGGTATTAATTGACAGACTTGAGTACACGTTTGACGGGAAAAAGAAGAAAAACCTGGATTATGAGGTCACAGCCTGGTACGGAGGTGATTACCAAAGACTTTGGCTAGAGGCAGAAGGCCAGCACGACACCGGGAGCGGACAGGGTGGAGAATTGGAGCGTATCGATTTACTCTATGGCAAATTAATTTCCCCTTTTTGGGATCTGAGGTTAGGAGCAGGCTTTAGGGGATCATATGGAGCGGACACACAAAATCGTACTTTTGGAGTGATTGGCCTAAAGGGACTTGCCCCATATTTTTTTGAAATAGACTCGAATTTAAAGATATCAAACAAAGGAGAAATTATCTGGGATCTTGAGGCTGAATACGATATTCTCTTTTCGCAAAGGTTAATTTTACAGCCAAGGCTGGACACGTCCTTCGCTTTTAATCCCATCGAAGAACTTGGGATCGGTTCAGGCATAAACAATATAAATATCGGATTAAGGTTAAGATACGAATTTAAAAGAGAATTTGCTCCATATATCGGAGCAAACTGGAGCACTAAGATCGGTAGTTCGAGGGATCTGGCAAAGAGCGAAGGCGAGCCACCTGATGTCACACAGGTCTATATAGGGGTAAAATTTTGGTTTTGA
- the uppP gene encoding undecaprenyl-diphosphatase UppP, with the protein MGEIGPFQAVVLGVLQGATEFLPVSSSGHLVLTEYFMDVNGGGLTFDVFLHLGTLLAVLVYFWRDWWKILKSLRTPSLKNPDFKLLLLLIIGTIPGGIIGVLLEGWVEQQLRSPWVVVSTLILVAFVLYFADKTMNIKKAISGLNIKDAIIIGISQGLAVVPGVSRSGITMSAGLFLGLSREEAARFSFLLSCPIILGAGLFEGIKFLGTQGASLSQEIILGFLASFISGLLVISFLLNFLKRHTFLPFVIYRILLASLVIFFLLGPGAKDSFGYFEGAKSQNRLSKLITILGKGVVNITSKPLKEDYALLPYGDEGLISGIIIDTDGHVVTDGVGIVDKRSLEITLWNGQRWPARFLAEDPVSRLAVLAIEAPKEVLSNLKPLPLSVDSKVNIGEAAFIIGNPLGLGTSFTKANIFSQPRSIETKDGYIVDRVIVFDRTVPKGLNGAALIQASGMGIGIVSGAFFHERPGMEREGLGFAIPVSYVLRIARSIITKGHVDHVWLGATCKTVTPELASILRLPVKKGVIVFKVHKGSPAWKAGLRGGRDFVRIGNQGLWVGGDIIIKVNGKDIPDLPTLVDILEQIGPGKKAIFTVIRGKREKKISLYLGKRKF; encoded by the coding sequence ATGGGGGAAATTGGACCATTTCAGGCAGTAGTCCTTGGAGTGCTCCAGGGGGCAACAGAGTTTTTACCCGTCTCTAGTTCAGGGCATTTGGTACTTACTGAATACTTTATGGATGTCAATGGAGGTGGACTCACTTTTGACGTCTTTCTCCACCTAGGGACCCTCCTTGCTGTGCTGGTCTACTTTTGGAGAGATTGGTGGAAGATCCTCAAATCCCTCAGAACTCCTTCATTAAAAAATCCAGATTTTAAACTATTACTCTTACTTATTATAGGTACCATTCCAGGAGGTATAATCGGGGTATTACTTGAAGGATGGGTAGAACAACAACTCAGAAGCCCCTGGGTAGTTGTTTCAACTCTCATACTGGTGGCTTTTGTACTCTATTTTGCAGACAAGACAATGAATATCAAAAAGGCCATTAGTGGCCTCAACATAAAAGATGCTATTATAATAGGGATCTCACAGGGGCTTGCAGTGGTGCCAGGGGTATCTCGTAGCGGAATAACCATGAGCGCAGGTCTCTTTTTAGGATTAAGCCGCGAGGAGGCGGCAAGGTTTTCTTTTCTACTCTCTTGCCCCATCATACTTGGAGCCGGCCTATTTGAAGGGATAAAGTTCTTGGGTACTCAAGGGGCATCACTTTCCCAGGAAATCATACTTGGATTTTTGGCCTCTTTTATCTCAGGACTCCTGGTAATATCATTCCTTTTAAACTTTCTAAAACGCCATACATTTCTTCCATTCGTCATATACAGGATCTTACTTGCAAGCTTAGTTATCTTCTTCCTTCTAGGACCAGGTGCTAAAGACTCCTTTGGATATTTCGAAGGGGCCAAATCGCAAAATAGACTCTCAAAGCTCATTACCATACTGGGTAAAGGGGTAGTCAATATCACGAGTAAGCCCCTGAAAGAAGACTACGCTCTTTTGCCGTACGGAGACGAAGGGCTCATTTCAGGGATTATAATTGATACAGATGGCCATGTAGTCACAGATGGGGTAGGCATAGTAGATAAAAGGTCCCTTGAGATCACACTATGGAATGGCCAAAGGTGGCCAGCAAGGTTTCTTGCTGAAGATCCTGTATCACGCCTTGCTGTGCTAGCAATAGAGGCACCCAAAGAGGTTCTTTCAAACTTAAAACCCCTTCCCCTATCTGTAGATTCAAAAGTCAATATCGGAGAAGCTGCATTTATTATTGGAAATCCCCTTGGGCTTGGGACTTCCTTTACTAAAGCAAATATCTTTTCTCAACCAAGGAGCATTGAGACCAAAGATGGTTATATAGTAGATAGGGTAATCGTCTTTGATAGGACTGTACCTAAGGGGCTCAATGGAGCTGCCTTGATTCAAGCATCTGGAATGGGAATAGGGATTGTATCAGGGGCCTTTTTCCATGAAAGACCAGGTATGGAACGAGAAGGACTCGGTTTTGCAATACCTGTTTCCTATGTGCTCAGGATAGCAAGATCTATCATCACAAAGGGGCACGTAGATCATGTTTGGCTAGGCGCCACTTGCAAGACAGTGACACCAGAGCTCGCCTCTATTCTTCGCCTTCCTGTTAAAAAGGGAGTCATTGTCTTTAAAGTCCATAAGGGTTCACCTGCATGGAAGGCTGGACTCAGAGGAGGCCGCGATTTCGTCAGAATTGGCAACCAAGGTTTATGGGTAGGAGGAGATATAATCATCAAAGTAAACGGAAAAGATATACCGGACTTACCTACCCTTGTAGACATACTTGAACAAATAGGCCCAGGGAAAAAGGCAATTTTTACTGTCATTAGGGGAAAGAGGGAAAAAAAGATAAGTCTCTACCTGGGTAAGCGAAAATTTTAA